Proteins from one Suncus etruscus isolate mSunEtr1 chromosome 3, mSunEtr1.pri.cur, whole genome shotgun sequence genomic window:
- the LOC126004278 gene encoding corticosteroid-binding globulin-like, protein MLLTLCTFLLGLTLSHPQTIPDDNIMTSKSPYRNLAPNNADFAFDLFKHLVSLNPNKDVLISPISISMTLAMLSLGAKSQTRIRMLKGLGFDLSEISEVEIHQNFEHLYLFFTRLNNSLEMIMGSTLFYDQSLNLMELFSEEAKQYYGLEHLAVDFQSWEKTKGQINMHIKDKTQGEISDLFLELPNQTTLILINYIFFTGTWEQAFDPANTMEKDFYVDAETVVKVPMMFQSSIIKHFNDTELGCMVVQLDYVGNCAVFLILPDTGKMNTVIQALSRDTIHRWSTSMSSRQLDLYMPKLSLSGTYDLMDIMKAMNITDVKINQMELPNIFIRAKRFYSKVTISSFLYALLLQILTDSDRLPH, encoded by the exons ATGCTGCTCACCCTTTGTACCTTCCTCCTCGGGCTGACTCTCAGTCACCCCCAGACCATCCCGGATGATAATATCATGACTAGCAAGAGCCCTTATAGGAACCTGGCTCCAAACAATGCTGACTTTGCCTTCGACCTTTTTAAGCATCTAGTGAGCTTGAATCCCAACAAGGATGTCTTAATCTCACCTATAAGCATCTCAATGACCTTAGCTATGCTGTCTCTGGGTGCCAAGAGTCAAACACGTATTCGGATGCTTAAAGGTCTGGGTTTTGACCTCAGTGAAATCTCTGAAGTTGAGATCCACCAGAATTTTGAGcatctttatttattcttcacaCGGTTGAATAACAGCTTGGAAATGATCATGGGAAGCACCTTGTTCTATGATCAGAGCCTGAATCTTATGGAGCTATTCTCAGAAGAAGCCAAGCAGTACTATGGTTTGGAGCATTTGGCTGTAGATTTTCAAAGTTGGGAAAAAACCAAAGGTCAAATTAATATGCACATTAAGGATAAGACACAGGGAGAAATCTCAGATTTGTTCTTGGAGCTGCCGAACCAGACTACCCTCATCTTGATAAACTACATCTTCTTCACAG GCACATGGGAACAGGCCTTTGACCCAGCAAACACCATGGAGAAGGACTTCTATGTGGATGCTGAGACAGTGGTAAAGGTACCCATGATGTTCCAGTCTAGCATCATCAAACACTTTAACGACACAGAGCTGGGCTGCATGGTGGTGCAATTGGACTACGTGGGCAATTGTGCTGTCTTCCTCATCCTCCCAGACACTGGGAAGATGAACACAGTCATCCAGGCACTGAGTCGAGACACAATCCATCGGTGGTCTACATCCATGTCCAGCAG ACAACTAGACCTCTACATGCCCAAGCTCTCCCTTTCTGGCACTTATGACCTCATGGACATCATGAAGGCCATGAACATCACAGACGTAAAGATCAACCAGATGGAATTACCCAACATCTTCATTAGAGCCAAAAGGTTTTACTCAAAGGTAACTATTTCCAGCTTCCTTTATGCTCTGCTCCTGCAAATCCTCACAGATAGTGACAGGCTGCCCCACTGA